A part of Zonotrichia leucophrys gambelii isolate GWCS_2022_RI chromosome 7, RI_Zleu_2.0, whole genome shotgun sequence genomic DNA contains:
- the LOC135450203 gene encoding rac GTPase-activating protein 1-like isoform X1 — protein sequence MLRQRCGRLLARLEHGLQLLELGGSVEEDCIRIARCFEATRQRCCQLEQDGRRVREQLARVEAERAALEVKLKHARNQVEVEMKKRHRAEAELEKQERKLQLVLELLMREPWGSEALSREQCSVLSALAGRRLGAALAPGRRSSAVDESCQSLLSHSDISYDRTEDDMDLDMALVRTLKRKAPDRQVGPVVMAKRHRSSVVPHNAMSVPSMPPPADVPGPADNLLPAVLVPQRRSRQGHRVSAHAGVPPQPPPSAELTTVWGTSEDPGSRAAGQESHTEGSSVGQPAPAPFPSPPRSLPAVQHKFTSKTVIRPEPCGVCGSRIRFGKTAIKCCQCQLLLHTKCREQCPSLCTPRPQHHAWPQEGVLADFAPSTPPLVPTLVVQCVTEVEKRGLTETGLYRVPGAEQLVREWKQKLLWAGGALPALSTVTDIHVVCGVLKDFLRGLKEPLVTFSLRPAFLKAADIPDDAASDTALRHVVSKLPPANRDTLAFLMLHLLRVSHSPDCKMDVLNLSLVFGPTLVGYSSANPTPLTIMEDTPRQCKVVAQLLSLPPSFWRGFVETAQENLAPVAVLGGERGPFFQPIGSPERRSDQLSPAATCCLPSTLRSCVGKASRPPQGPTPRKVGRFFPSLV from the exons ATGCTACGGCAGCGTTGCGGGCGGCTCCTGGCCCGGCTGGAGCacgggctgcagctcctggagctcggCGGCAGCGTGGAGGAAG ACTGCATCCGGATCGCTCGGTGCTTTGAGGCGACGCGCCAGAGATGctgccagctggagcaggacgGCCGCCGTGTCCGCGAGCAGCTGGCCCGTGTGGAGGCCGAGCGGGCAGCGCTGGAGGTGAAGCTCAAGCACGCCCGAAACCAGGTGGAGGTGGAGATGAAGAAGCGGCACCgggcagaggctgagctggagaAGCAG GAGCGAAAACTTCAGCTGGTCCTCGAGTTGCTGATGCGGGAGCCATGGGGCAGCGAGGCactgagcagggagcagtgctCTGTTCTCAGTGCCCTGGCTGGCCGGCGCCTTGGGGCAGCCTTGGCACCCGGCAGGAG GTCATCTGCAGTGGACGAGTCGTGCCagtccctcctgtcccactcGGATATCAGCTATGACCGCACTGAGGATGACATG gATCTTGATATGGCACTGGTGCGGACCCTGAAGCGCAAAGCTCCGGACAGGCAG GTTGGCCCTGTGGTGATGGCAAAGCGGCACCGTTCTTCTGTGGTACCCCATAATGCC ATGAGTGTCCCCTCTATGCCCCCTCCTGCTGACGTCCCAGGCCCTGCTGACAACCTCCTGCCTGCTGTTCTGGTGCCTCAACGCCGCTCTCGCCAGGGACACCGTGTCTCTGCACATGCAG GTGTCCCTCCACAGCCtcctccctctgcagagctgaccACAGTTTGGGGCACCAGTGAAGATCCGGGTTCCCGTGCTGCGGGGCAGGAAAGCCACACTGAGGGCAGCTCAGTGGGacagccagcaccagccccCTTCCCCTCACCCCCACGGAGTCTCCCAGCAGTCCAGCACAAGTTCACCTCCAAAACG GTGATCCGTCCTGAGCCGTGTGGAGTCTGTGGTTCCCGCATCCGCTTTGGCAAGACTGCCATCaagtgctgccagtgccagctgctgctgcacaccaAGTGTCGGGAGCAGTGCCCCAGCCTCTGCACGCCCAGGCCTCAGCACCACGCCTGGCCCCAGGAG GGTGTGCTGGCTGACTTCGCGCCCTCCACGCCGCCCCTGGTGCCCACGCTGGTGGTGCAGTGTGTGACCGAGGTGGAGAAACGAGGCTTGACAGAG acaGGGCTGTACCGGGTGCCAGGCGCCGAGCAGCTGGTGCGGGAGTggaagcagaagctgctgtgggCCGGGGGAGCGctgcctgccctcagcactGTGACTGACATCCACGTGGTGTGCGGGGTGCTCAAGGACTTTCTGCGGGGACTCAAGGAACCGCTGGTCACCTTCAGCCTCCGCCCTGCCTTCCTGAAGGCTGCTG ACATCCCCGATGATGCTGCCAGTGACACAGCCCTGCGCCATGTGGTGAGCAAGCTGCCCCCAGCCAACAGGGATACCCTGGCCTTCCTCATGCTGCACCTGCTCAG ggtgtcacacagccctgactgCAAGATGGATGTGCTCAACCTGTCCCTTGTGTTTGGCCCTACACTGGTGGGATACAGCTCAGCCAACCCCACACCACTCACCATCATGGAGGACACACCTCGGCAGTGCAAG GTGGTGGCTCAACTCCTTTCACTGCCACCCAGCTTCTGGAGAGGGTTTGTGGAGACAGCGCAGGAGAACCTGGCGCCAGTGGCAGTCCTGGGAGGTGAACGTG GACCCTTCTTCCAGCCCATTGGCTCTCCAGAGCGCAGGTCAGaccagctgagcccagctgccacctgctgcctccccagcaccctgagGAGCTGCGTGGGCAAGGCCAGCCGGCCCCC GCAGGGGCCAACCCCGAGGAAGGTGGGCCGGTTCTTCCCTTCTCTTGTGTAG
- the GMPPA gene encoding mannose-1-phosphate guanyltransferase alpha encodes MPLKAVILIGGPQKGTRFRPLSFEVPKPLFPVAGVPMVQHHIEACAKVPGMKEILLMGFYQPNEALSRFLVSAQQEFKVPIRYLQEYAALGTGGGIYHFRDQILSGGAEAFFVLNADVCSEFPLQEMLEFRQQHGDMHSFVILGTTANRTQALNYGCIVANASTQEVQHYVEKPSTFVSEIINCGIYLFTPAIFQHIGEVFQRNQQELALEENSNGWQRAEVIRLEQDVFTALAGSGKLYVYKTDGFWSQIKSAGSAIYASRLYLNQYSKSHPERLAQNKPGGPVIRGNVYIHPTASIDSTAVLGPNVSIGEGVTVGAGVRVRESIVLHGASLHDHTCVLNTIVGWDSTIGRWARVEGTPSDPNPNDPYAKIDSETLFRDGRLTPSITILGCSVTIPAEVVILNSIVLPHKELSRSYKNQIIL; translated from the exons ATGCCGCTCAAGGCCGTCATCCTCATCGGGGGCCCGCAGAAGG GGACCCGGTTCCGGCCGCTGTCCTTCGAGGTGCCCAAGCCGCTGTTCCCCGTGGCCGGAGTGCCCATGGTGCAGCACCACATCGAGGCCTGCGCCAAG GTGCCCGGCATGAAGGAGATCCTGCTCATGGGTTTCTACCAGCCCAACGAGGCCCTCAGCCGCTTTCTTGTATCGGCGCAGCAGGAGTTCAAGGTTCCCATCAG GTATCTGCAGGAGTACGCAGCCCTGGGCACGGGTGGTGGCATCTATCACTTCAGAGACCAGATCCTGTCAGGTGGTGCTGAGGCCTTCTTTGTCCTCAACGCAGACGTGTGCTCAGAGTTCCCCTTACAGGAGATGCTGGAGTTTCGGCAGCAGCATGGGGACATGCACagctttgtcattctgggtaCCACA GCCAACAGGACACAGGCACTGAATTATGGCTGTATTGTGGCAAATGCAAGCACACAAGAG GTTCAGCACTATGTGGAGAAGCCCAGCACGTTTGTCAGTGAGATTATTAACTGTGGCATCTACCTCTTCACacctgcaatcttccagcacATTGGTGAAGTGTTCCAGAGGAACCAACAGGAGCTAGCACT AGAGGAAAATTCCAATGGCTGGCAGCGTGCAGAAGTGATCCGACTAGAGCAGGACGTTTTCACCgccctggctgggagtggcaaACTCTATGTCTACAAAACTGATGGCTTCTGGAGCCAGATCAAGTCAGCTGG ctctgctatCTATGCCAGCCGCCTTTACCTGAACCAGTACAGCAAAAGCCACCCAGAGAGACTGGCCCAGAACAAACCTGGAGGCCCTGTCATCCGAG GAAATGTGTACATCCACCCGACAGCCTCCATCGACAGCACTGCAGTG CTGGGCCCCAACGTCTCCATAGGGGAGGGTGTGACGGTGGGCGCCGGGGTGCGCGTGCGAGAATCCATCGTCCTGCACGGCGCCTCGCTCCAT GACCACACCTGTGTCCTGAATACCATtgtgggctgggacagcacGATTGGGCGCTGGGCGCGGGTGGAGGGGACGCCCAGCGACCCCAACCCCAACGATCCCTATGCCAAGATTGACAGCGAGACCCTGTTCCGGGACGGGCGCCTCACACCGTCCATCACAATCCTGG gctgcagtgtcaccatcccGGCTGAGGTCGTTATTCTCAACTCCATTGTCCTTCCTCACAAGGAGCTGAGCCGAAGCTACAAAAACCAGATTATCCTGTGA
- the LOC135450203 gene encoding rac GTPase-activating protein 1-like isoform X2, producing the protein MLRQRCGRLLARLEHGLQLLELGGSVEEDCIRIARCFEATRQRCCQLEQDGRRVREQLARVEAERAALEVKLKHARNQVEVEMKKRHRAEAELEKQERKLQLVLELLMREPWGSEALSREQCSVLSALAGRRLGAALAPGRRSSAVDESCQSLLSHSDISYDRTEDDMDLDMALVRTLKRKAPDRQVGPVVMAKRHRSSVVPHNAMSVPSMPPPADVPGPADNLLPAVLVPQRRSRQGHRVSAHAELTTVWGTSEDPGSRAAGQESHTEGSSVGQPAPAPFPSPPRSLPAVQHKFTSKTVIRPEPCGVCGSRIRFGKTAIKCCQCQLLLHTKCREQCPSLCTPRPQHHAWPQEGVLADFAPSTPPLVPTLVVQCVTEVEKRGLTETGLYRVPGAEQLVREWKQKLLWAGGALPALSTVTDIHVVCGVLKDFLRGLKEPLVTFSLRPAFLKAADIPDDAASDTALRHVVSKLPPANRDTLAFLMLHLLRVSHSPDCKMDVLNLSLVFGPTLVGYSSANPTPLTIMEDTPRQCKVVAQLLSLPPSFWRGFVETAQENLAPVAVLGGERGPFFQPIGSPERRSDQLSPAATCCLPSTLRSCVGKASRPPQGPTPRKVGRFFPSLV; encoded by the exons ATGCTACGGCAGCGTTGCGGGCGGCTCCTGGCCCGGCTGGAGCacgggctgcagctcctggagctcggCGGCAGCGTGGAGGAAG ACTGCATCCGGATCGCTCGGTGCTTTGAGGCGACGCGCCAGAGATGctgccagctggagcaggacgGCCGCCGTGTCCGCGAGCAGCTGGCCCGTGTGGAGGCCGAGCGGGCAGCGCTGGAGGTGAAGCTCAAGCACGCCCGAAACCAGGTGGAGGTGGAGATGAAGAAGCGGCACCgggcagaggctgagctggagaAGCAG GAGCGAAAACTTCAGCTGGTCCTCGAGTTGCTGATGCGGGAGCCATGGGGCAGCGAGGCactgagcagggagcagtgctCTGTTCTCAGTGCCCTGGCTGGCCGGCGCCTTGGGGCAGCCTTGGCACCCGGCAGGAG GTCATCTGCAGTGGACGAGTCGTGCCagtccctcctgtcccactcGGATATCAGCTATGACCGCACTGAGGATGACATG gATCTTGATATGGCACTGGTGCGGACCCTGAAGCGCAAAGCTCCGGACAGGCAG GTTGGCCCTGTGGTGATGGCAAAGCGGCACCGTTCTTCTGTGGTACCCCATAATGCC ATGAGTGTCCCCTCTATGCCCCCTCCTGCTGACGTCCCAGGCCCTGCTGACAACCTCCTGCCTGCTGTTCTGGTGCCTCAACGCCGCTCTCGCCAGGGACACCGTGTCTCTGCACATGCAG agctgaccACAGTTTGGGGCACCAGTGAAGATCCGGGTTCCCGTGCTGCGGGGCAGGAAAGCCACACTGAGGGCAGCTCAGTGGGacagccagcaccagccccCTTCCCCTCACCCCCACGGAGTCTCCCAGCAGTCCAGCACAAGTTCACCTCCAAAACG GTGATCCGTCCTGAGCCGTGTGGAGTCTGTGGTTCCCGCATCCGCTTTGGCAAGACTGCCATCaagtgctgccagtgccagctgctgctgcacaccaAGTGTCGGGAGCAGTGCCCCAGCCTCTGCACGCCCAGGCCTCAGCACCACGCCTGGCCCCAGGAG GGTGTGCTGGCTGACTTCGCGCCCTCCACGCCGCCCCTGGTGCCCACGCTGGTGGTGCAGTGTGTGACCGAGGTGGAGAAACGAGGCTTGACAGAG acaGGGCTGTACCGGGTGCCAGGCGCCGAGCAGCTGGTGCGGGAGTggaagcagaagctgctgtgggCCGGGGGAGCGctgcctgccctcagcactGTGACTGACATCCACGTGGTGTGCGGGGTGCTCAAGGACTTTCTGCGGGGACTCAAGGAACCGCTGGTCACCTTCAGCCTCCGCCCTGCCTTCCTGAAGGCTGCTG ACATCCCCGATGATGCTGCCAGTGACACAGCCCTGCGCCATGTGGTGAGCAAGCTGCCCCCAGCCAACAGGGATACCCTGGCCTTCCTCATGCTGCACCTGCTCAG ggtgtcacacagccctgactgCAAGATGGATGTGCTCAACCTGTCCCTTGTGTTTGGCCCTACACTGGTGGGATACAGCTCAGCCAACCCCACACCACTCACCATCATGGAGGACACACCTCGGCAGTGCAAG GTGGTGGCTCAACTCCTTTCACTGCCACCCAGCTTCTGGAGAGGGTTTGTGGAGACAGCGCAGGAGAACCTGGCGCCAGTGGCAGTCCTGGGAGGTGAACGTG GACCCTTCTTCCAGCCCATTGGCTCTCCAGAGCGCAGGTCAGaccagctgagcccagctgccacctgctgcctccccagcaccctgagGAGCTGCGTGGGCAAGGCCAGCCGGCCCCC GCAGGGGCCAACCCCGAGGAAGGTGGGCCGGTTCTTCCCTTCTCTTGTGTAG